From the genome of Wolbachia endosymbiont (group B) of Parapoynx stratiotata, one region includes:
- the rpmA gene encoding 50S ribosomal protein L27, producing the protein MATKKSGGSSCNGRDSAGRRLGIKKNGGVIPGNIIVRQRGTKFHPGKNVGMGKDHTIFAKTKGWVSFRKSANKKTFIDVVPTDDMQALA; encoded by the coding sequence ATGGCAACTAAAAAATCAGGTGGTAGTTCCTGTAATGGTAGAGATTCGGCAGGGCGTCGGCTCGGGATAAAGAAGAATGGTGGGGTTATTCCAGGTAACATAATTGTACGTCAAAGAGGTACAAAATTTCATCCTGGAAAGAATGTTGGTATGGGTAAAGATCATACGATTTTTGCTAAAACGAAAGGCTGGGTGAGTTTTAGAAAATCAGCAAATAAAAAGACGTTTATTGATGTTGTGCCTACAGATGATATGCAAGCCTTGGCTTGA